The Macaca fascicularis isolate 582-1 chromosome 1, T2T-MFA8v1.1 genome includes a window with the following:
- the SRSF10 gene encoding serine/arginine-rich splicing factor 10 isoform X7 — translation MSRYLRPPNTSLFVRNVADDTRSEDLRREFGRYGPIVDVYVPLDFYTRRPRGFAYVQFEDVRDAEDALHNLDRKWICGRQIEIQFAQGDRKTPNQMKAKEGRNVYSSSRYDDYDRYRRSRSRSYERRRSRSRSFDYNYRRSYSPRNRPTGRPRRSRSHSDNDSQVSKKKNER, via the exons ATGTCCCGCTACCTGCGTCCCCCCAACACGTCTCTGTTCGTCAGGAACGTGGCCGACGACACCAG GTCTGAAGACTTGCGGCGTGAATTTGGTCGTTATGGTCCTATAGTTGATGTGTATGTTCCACTTGATTTCTACACTCGCCGTCCAAGAGGATTTGCTTATGTTCA ATTTGAGGATGTTCGTGATGCTGAAGATGCTTTACATAATTTGGACAGAAAGTGGATTTGTGGACGGCAGATTGAAATCCAGTTTGCCCAGGGGGATCGAAAGA CACCAAATCAGATGAAAGCCAAGGAAGGGAGGAATGTGTACAGTTCTTCACGCTATGATGATTATGACAGATACAGACGTTCTAGAAGCCGAAGTTATGAAAGGAGGAGATCAAGAAGTCGGTCTTTTGATTACAACTATAGAAGATCGTATAGTCCTAGAAA TAGACCGACTGGAAGACCACGGCGTAGCAGAAGCCATTCCGACAATGATAG
- the SRSF10 gene encoding serine/arginine-rich splicing factor 10 isoform X2 encodes MSRYLRPPNTSLFVRNVADDTRSEDLRREFGRYGPIVDVYVPLDFYTRRPRGFAYVQFEDVRDAEDALHNLDRKWICGRQIEIQFAQGDRKTPNQMKAKEGRNVYSSSRYDDYDRYRRSRSRSYERRRSRSRSFDYNYRRSYSPRNRPTGRPRRSRSHSDNDRFKHRNRSFSRSKSNSRSRSKSQPKKEMKAKSRSRSASHTKTRGTSKTDSKTHYKSGSRYEKESRKKEPPRSKSQSRSQSRSRSKSRSRSWTSPKSSGH; translated from the exons ATGTCCCGCTACCTGCGTCCCCCCAACACGTCTCTGTTCGTCAGGAACGTGGCCGACGACACCAG GTCTGAAGACTTGCGGCGTGAATTTGGTCGTTATGGTCCTATAGTTGATGTGTATGTTCCACTTGATTTCTACACTCGCCGTCCAAGAGGATTTGCTTATGTTCA ATTTGAGGATGTTCGTGATGCTGAAGATGCTTTACATAATTTGGACAGAAAGTGGATTTGTGGACGGCAGATTGAAATCCAGTTTGCCCAGGGGGATCGAAAGA CACCAAATCAGATGAAAGCCAAGGAAGGGAGGAATGTGTACAGTTCTTCACGCTATGATGATTATGACAGATACAGACGTTCTAGAAGCCGAAGTTATGAAAGGAGGAGATCAAGAAGTCGGTCTTTTGATTACAACTATAGAAGATCGTATAGTCCTAGAAA TAGACCGACTGGAAGACCACGGCGTAGCAGAAGCCATTCCGACAATGATAG ATTCAAACACCGAAATCGATCTTTTTCAAGATCTAAATCCAATTCAAGATCACGGTCCAAGTCCCAGcccaagaaagaaatgaaggctaAATCACGTTCTAGGTCTGCATCTCACACCAAAACTAGAGGCACCTCTAAAACAGATTCCAAAACACATTATAAGTCTGGCTCAAGATATGAAAAGGAATCAAGGAAAAAAGAACCACCTAGATCCAAATCTCAGTCAAGATCACAGTCTAGGTCTAGGTCAAAATCTAGATCAAGGTCTTGGACTAGTCCTAAGTCCAGTGGCCACTGA
- the SRSF10 gene encoding serine/arginine-rich splicing factor 10 isoform X8: protein MKAKEGRNVYSSSRYDDYDRYRRSRSRSYERRRSRSRSFDYNYRRSYSPRNSRPTGRPRRSRSHSDNDRFKHRNRSFSRSKSNSRSRSKSQPKKEMKAKSRSRSASHTKTRGTSKTDSKTHYKSGSRYEKESRKKEPPRSKSQSRSQSRSRSKSRSRSWTSPKSSGH, encoded by the exons ATGAAAGCCAAGGAAGGGAGGAATGTGTACAGTTCTTCACGCTATGATGATTATGACAGATACAGACGTTCTAGAAGCCGAAGTTATGAAAGGAGGAGATCAAGAAGTCGGTCTTTTGATTACAACTATAGAAGATCGTATAGTCCTAGAAA CAGTAGACCGACTGGAAGACCACGGCGTAGCAGAAGCCATTCCGACAATGATAG ATTCAAACACCGAAATCGATCTTTTTCAAGATCTAAATCCAATTCAAGATCACGGTCCAAGTCCCAGcccaagaaagaaatgaaggctaAATCACGTTCTAGGTCTGCATCTCACACCAAAACTAGAGGCACCTCTAAAACAGATTCCAAAACACATTATAAGTCTGGCTCAAGATATGAAAAGGAATCAAGGAAAAAAGAACCACCTAGATCCAAATCTCAGTCAAGATCACAGTCTAGGTCTAGGTCAAAATCTAGATCAAGGTCTTGGACTAGTCCTAAGTCCAGTGGCCACTGA
- the SRSF10 gene encoding serine/arginine-rich splicing factor 10 isoform X3 produces the protein MMAKIKGVIPDDVRDAEDALHNLDRKWICGRQIEIQFAQGDRKTPNQMKAKEGRNVYSSSRYDDYDRYRRSRSRSYERRRSRSRSFDYNYRRSYSPRNSRPTGRPRRSRSHSDNDRFKHRNRSFSRSKSNSRSRSKSQPKKEMKAKSRSRSASHTKTRGTSKTDSKTHYKSGSRYEKESRKKEPPRSKSQSRSQSRSRSKSRSRSWTSPKSSGH, from the exons ATGATGGCCAAGATTAAAGGAGTCATACCTGAT GATGTTCGTGATGCTGAAGATGCTTTACATAATTTGGACAGAAAGTGGATTTGTGGACGGCAGATTGAAATCCAGTTTGCCCAGGGGGATCGAAAGA CACCAAATCAGATGAAAGCCAAGGAAGGGAGGAATGTGTACAGTTCTTCACGCTATGATGATTATGACAGATACAGACGTTCTAGAAGCCGAAGTTATGAAAGGAGGAGATCAAGAAGTCGGTCTTTTGATTACAACTATAGAAGATCGTATAGTCCTAGAAA CAGTAGACCGACTGGAAGACCACGGCGTAGCAGAAGCCATTCCGACAATGATAG ATTCAAACACCGAAATCGATCTTTTTCAAGATCTAAATCCAATTCAAGATCACGGTCCAAGTCCCAGcccaagaaagaaatgaaggctaAATCACGTTCTAGGTCTGCATCTCACACCAAAACTAGAGGCACCTCTAAAACAGATTCCAAAACACATTATAAGTCTGGCTCAAGATATGAAAAGGAATCAAGGAAAAAAGAACCACCTAGATCCAAATCTCAGTCAAGATCACAGTCTAGGTCTAGGTCAAAATCTAGATCAAGGTCTTGGACTAGTCCTAAGTCCAGTGGCCACTGA
- the SRSF10 gene encoding serine/arginine-rich splicing factor 10 isoform X6: MSRYLRPPNTSLFVRNVADDTRSEDLRREFGRYGPIVDVYVPLDFYTRRPRGFAYVQFEDVRDAEDALHNLDRKWICGRQIEIQFAQGDRKTPNQMKAKEGRNVYSSSRYDDYDRYRRSRSRSYERRRSRSRSFDYNYRRSYSPRNSRPTGRPRRSRSHSDNDSQVSKKKNER; this comes from the exons ATGTCCCGCTACCTGCGTCCCCCCAACACGTCTCTGTTCGTCAGGAACGTGGCCGACGACACCAG GTCTGAAGACTTGCGGCGTGAATTTGGTCGTTATGGTCCTATAGTTGATGTGTATGTTCCACTTGATTTCTACACTCGCCGTCCAAGAGGATTTGCTTATGTTCA ATTTGAGGATGTTCGTGATGCTGAAGATGCTTTACATAATTTGGACAGAAAGTGGATTTGTGGACGGCAGATTGAAATCCAGTTTGCCCAGGGGGATCGAAAGA CACCAAATCAGATGAAAGCCAAGGAAGGGAGGAATGTGTACAGTTCTTCACGCTATGATGATTATGACAGATACAGACGTTCTAGAAGCCGAAGTTATGAAAGGAGGAGATCAAGAAGTCGGTCTTTTGATTACAACTATAGAAGATCGTATAGTCCTAGAAA CAGTAGACCGACTGGAAGACCACGGCGTAGCAGAAGCCATTCCGACAATGATAG
- the SRSF10 gene encoding serine/arginine-rich splicing factor 10 isoform X1, with product MSRYLRPPNTSLFVRNVADDTRSEDLRREFGRYGPIVDVYVPLDFYTRRPRGFAYVQFEDVRDAEDALHNLDRKWICGRQIEIQFAQGDRKTPNQMKAKEGRNVYSSSRYDDYDRYRRSRSRSYERRRSRSRSFDYNYRRSYSPRNSRPTGRPRRSRSHSDNDRFKHRNRSFSRSKSNSRSRSKSQPKKEMKAKSRSRSASHTKTRGTSKTDSKTHYKSGSRYEKESRKKEPPRSKSQSRSQSRSRSKSRSRSWTSPKSSGH from the exons ATGTCCCGCTACCTGCGTCCCCCCAACACGTCTCTGTTCGTCAGGAACGTGGCCGACGACACCAG GTCTGAAGACTTGCGGCGTGAATTTGGTCGTTATGGTCCTATAGTTGATGTGTATGTTCCACTTGATTTCTACACTCGCCGTCCAAGAGGATTTGCTTATGTTCA ATTTGAGGATGTTCGTGATGCTGAAGATGCTTTACATAATTTGGACAGAAAGTGGATTTGTGGACGGCAGATTGAAATCCAGTTTGCCCAGGGGGATCGAAAGA CACCAAATCAGATGAAAGCCAAGGAAGGGAGGAATGTGTACAGTTCTTCACGCTATGATGATTATGACAGATACAGACGTTCTAGAAGCCGAAGTTATGAAAGGAGGAGATCAAGAAGTCGGTCTTTTGATTACAACTATAGAAGATCGTATAGTCCTAGAAA CAGTAGACCGACTGGAAGACCACGGCGTAGCAGAAGCCATTCCGACAATGATAG ATTCAAACACCGAAATCGATCTTTTTCAAGATCTAAATCCAATTCAAGATCACGGTCCAAGTCCCAGcccaagaaagaaatgaaggctaAATCACGTTCTAGGTCTGCATCTCACACCAAAACTAGAGGCACCTCTAAAACAGATTCCAAAACACATTATAAGTCTGGCTCAAGATATGAAAAGGAATCAAGGAAAAAAGAACCACCTAGATCCAAATCTCAGTCAAGATCACAGTCTAGGTCTAGGTCAAAATCTAGATCAAGGTCTTGGACTAGTCCTAAGTCCAGTGGCCACTGA